From the genome of Populus alba chromosome 10, ASM523922v2, whole genome shotgun sequence, one region includes:
- the LOC118043180 gene encoding laccase-12, protein MEVFDNIFAINHRCSSFFLGLLLLLASALSLADAKSHYHDFVIQATPLKRLCKTQNSITVNGMFPGPTLEVNNGDTLVVNVVNKARYNVTIHWHGVRQMRTGWADGPEFVTQCPIRPGGSYTYRFTIQGQEGTLWWHAHSSWLRATVYGALIIHPKEGSSYPFSKQPKRETAILLGEWWNADPIDVVREATRTGGAPNSSDAYTINGQPGDLYNCSSQDTVIVPIDSGETNLLRVVNSALNQPLFFTVANHKLTVVGADASYVKPFTTSVLMLGPGQTTDVLISGDQNPSRYYMAARAYQSAQNAPFDNTTTTAILEYKSSPCAAKNCSSNKPIMPPLPTFNDTATVTAFTSSFKSTGKTFVPTDIDESLFFTVGLGLNPCPPNFNKSSQCQGPNGTRFTASMNNVSFVLPSNFSLLQAHHQRIQGVFTTDFPANPPRKFDYTGNVSRSLFTPVPGTKLYRLKYGSRLQIVLQDTSIVTSENHPIHLHGYDFYIIAQGFGNYNPRTDPSKFNLVDPPLRNTVAVPVNGWAVIRFVADNPGVWLMHCHLDVHITWGLATAFLVENGVGELQSIESPPEDLPLC, encoded by the exons ATGGAGGTTTTCGACAACATTTTTGCCATCAATCATCGTTGCTCTTCGTTCTTCCTAGGCCTTCTGTTGCTCCTAGCTTCTGCATTGTCCTTGGCAGATGCCAAAAGTCACTACCATGATTTTGTT ATTCAAGCAACTCCATTGAAGAGGCTGTGCAAGACCCAGAATTCCATCACGGTCAATGGGATGTTCCCAGGACCAACACTAGAAGTGAATAATGGAGACACTCTAGTTGTCAATGTTGTCAACAAAGCCCGATATAACGTTACCATCCATTG gCACGGTGTTAGGCAGATGAGAACGGGATGGGCAGATGGGCCAGAATTTGTGACACAGTGCCCAATTAGACCAGGTGGGAGTTACACCTACAGATTTACCATCCAAGGACAGGAGGGGACCCTGTGGTGGCATGCTCATAGCTCATGGCTTAGAGCCACCGTGTATGGTGCTCTAATTATCCACCCAAAAGAGGGATCTTCGTACCCATTCTCTAAGCAGCCCAAGCGCGAAACAGCAATTCTTCTTG GTGAATGGTGGAACGCGGATCCAATTGACGTTGTGCGGGAAGCAACTCGAACGGGAGGTGCACCCAATAGTTCCGATGCATATACCATCAATGGTCAACCTGGTGACCTCTACAACTGCTCTAGCCAAG ATACTGTAATTGTACCAATAGACTCCGGCGAGACCAATCTTCTCCGAGTCGTCAATTCAGCACTGAATCAACCCCTTTTCTTCACTGTTGCCAATCATAAGCTCACTGTTGTTGGCGCTGATGCATCCTATGTCAAACCCTTCACCACATCAGTCCTGATGCTAGGACCGGGCCAAACCACCGATGTTTTGATCTCCGGTGACCAGAATCCTTCACGGTACTACATGGCAGCACGTGCCTACCAAAGCGCACAAAATGCACCATTCGACAATACTACCACTACTGCCATTCTTGAATACAAATCATCCCCCTGTGCTGCCAAAAATTGTTCATCAAACAAACCAATCATGCCACCATTGCCGACCTTCAATGACACAGCCACCGTCACTGCTTTCACTAGTAGCTTCAAAAGTACTGGTAAAACCTTTGTCCCGACCGACATCGATGAGAGTTTGTTCTTCACAGTTGGTTTAGGTCTCAATCCATGCCCACCGAATTTTAACAAGTCTAGCCAGTGTCAAGGGCCTAATGGAACCCGCTTCACTGCAAGCATGAACAACGTATCTTTTGTGCTCCCATCCAACTTCTCTCTATTGCAAGCTCACCACCAACGCATACAAGGAGTTTTCACCACTGATTTCCCAGCAAATCCACCACGAAAGTTTGATTACACTGGTAACGTTAGCAGGTccctcttcacacctgttccaGGGACTAAGCTGTACAGATTGAAATATGGGTCAAGATTGCAGATTGTGCTACAAGACACGAGCATTGTCACATCAGAAAACCACCCAATTCATCTTCATGGATATGACTTCTACATTATCGCACAAGGATTTGGAAATTACAATCCCCGAACAGACCCGTCAAAATTTAACCTTGTTGATCCACCTCTCAGAAACACAGTTGCAGTGCCTGTAAATGGATGGGCAGTCATTAGATTCGTAGCAGACAATCcag GTGTTTGGCTAATGCACTGCCACTTGGATGTTCACATCACCTGGGGTCTTGCCACGGCTTTCTTGGTCGAGAATGGAGTCGGAGAACTGCAATCCATTGAATCCCCTCCAGAAGATCTGCCTCTGTGCTGA
- the LOC118043182 gene encoding laccase-12: MEVIKSIFADRHCSFFLVVLLLASTMSLAIAEIHHHDFVVQATKVKRLCKTHNSITVNGMFPGPTLQVKNGDTLVVKVVNKARYNVTIHWHGIRQMRTGWADGPEFVTQCPIRPGGSYTYRFTIEGQEGTLWWHAHSSWLRATVYGALIIHPREGSSYPFTKPKRETPILLGEWWDANPIDVVREATRTGAAPNISDAYTINGQPGDLYNCSSEDTTIVPIASGETNLLRVINAALNQPLFFTIANHKFTVIGADASYLKPFTTSVIMLGPGQTTDVLISGDQLPGRYYMAARAYQSAQNAPFDNTTTTAILEYKSALCPAKCTTKPVMPRLPAYNDTATVTAFSGSLRNPRKVDVPTDIDENLFFTIGLGLNNCPKNARASRCQGPNGTRFTASMNNVSFVFPSNIALLQASQQKVPGIYTTDFPAQPPVKFDYTGNVSRSLFQPVRGTKLYKLKYGSRVQVVLQDTSIVTPENHPIHLHGYDFYIIAEGFGNFNPKTHKSKFNLVDPPMRNTVAVPTNGWAVIRFVADNPGVWLMHCHLDVHITWGLAMAFLVEDGIGELQSVEPPPADLPVC, encoded by the exons ATGGAGGTTATCAAGTCTATCTTTGCTGATCGCCATTGTTCTTTCTTCCTGGTCGTGCTGCTTCTAGCCTCGACAATGTCATTAGCGATTGCAGAGATCCACCACCATGATTTTGTT GTTCAAGCAACGAAAGTGAAGAGGCTGTGCAAAACCCACAATAGCATCACAGTCAATGGGATGTTCCCAGGGCCAACCCTGCAAGTGAAAAATGGAGACACTCTAGTTGTAAAAGTTGTCAACAAAGCCCGATACAACGTTACCATTCACTG gCATGGTATTAGGCAAATGAGAACGGGCTGGGCAGATGGGCCAGAATTTGTGACACAATGCCCGATCAGACCAGGTGGGAGTTATACCTACAGGTTTACTATTGAAGGACAAGAAGGGACACTGTGGTGGCATGCTCATAGCTCCTGGCTTAGAGCCACCGTTTATGGTGCTCTAATTATCCATCCAAGAGAAGGATCCTCGTATCCGTTCACTAAGCCGAAGCGTGAAACACCCATACTTCTTG GCGAATGGTGGGATGCGAATCCCATTGATGTGGTGAGGGAGGCAACTAGAACTGGAGCAGCTCCAAATATATCTGATGCATATACCATTAATGGTCAACCTGGTGATCTTTATAATTGTTCCagcgaag ATACTACCATTGTTCCGATCGCCTCTGGCGAGACAAACCTCCTTCGGGTCATCAATGCTGCACTCAATCAACCGCTTTTCTTCACCATAGCCAATCACAAGTTCACAGTTATTGGTGCTGATGCCTCGTATCTTAAACCCTTTACTACCTCGGTCATAATGCTAGGACCAGGCCAAACCACTGATGTTTTGATCTCAGGCGACCAGCTACCTGGCCGATATTACATGGCAGCTAGAGCTTATCAGAGTGCGCAAAATGCACCATTTGACAATACTACAACCACTGCCATTCTTGAATACAAATCTGCCCTTTGCCCTGCTAAGTGTACAACAAAACCAGTTATGCCTCGACTTCCAGCTTATAACGACACGGCTACAGTTACAGCATTCAGTGGAAGCCTTAGAAACCCTCGAAAAGTCGACGTCCCAACAGATATTGACGAGAACCTCTTCTTCACAATTGGTCTAGGGCTCAACAACTGTCCTAAAAACGCCAGAGCTAGCCGGTGTCAAGGACCCAACGGCACTCGCTTCACTGCTAGCATGAACaatgtttcttttgtgtttcctTCAAACATTGCGTTACTGCAGGCGTCTCAGCAAAAAGTTCCTGGGATTTACACCACTGACTTTCCAGCACAACCACCAGTAAAGTTTGATTACACTGGTAATGTGAGTCGTTCCCTCTTCCAGCCTGTTCGTGGAACTAAGCTGTACAAGTTGAAGTACGGATCAAGGGTGCAGGTTGTGTTGCAGGACACAAGCATTGTCACACCAGAAAACCACCCAATCCATCTTCATGGATACGACTTCTACATCATTGCAGAAGGGTTTGGAAATTTCAATCCCAAAACtcataaatctaaatttaatctTGTTGATCCACCAATGAGGAATACAGTTGCAGTGCCTACGAATGGATGGGCAGTAATTAGATTTGTTGCTGACAATCCAG GTGTGTGGCTAATGCACTGCCACTTGGATGTTCACATCACATGGGGTTTGGCCATGGCTTTCTTGGTAGAGGACGGGATTGGGGAATTACAGAGTGTAGAGCCTCCTCCAGCAGATCTGCCGGTATGTTAA
- the LOC118043183 gene encoding dehydration-responsive element-binding protein 2A, whose translation MGTLDQDSKATSMPTDSTKKRKRVSSKSVAETLKKWKEYNEYLDSQGDGGNKPVRKVPAKGSKKGCMKGKGGPENSVCNYRGVRQRTWGKWVAEIREPNKGPRLWLGTFPTAYEAALAYDEAARAMYGPYARLNVPDVLNSTRSSKDNFSSATPSCYSPAASSADSATTSTHSEVCVYEDPKQNVSSQAEVLAHHISSQQHIEDGSQGVENSTLRDEQQSQSENPLWTPSENSLWTDDWHSYPMDEIFSFDELLGGVDAGMMGAEGYFNLGF comes from the coding sequence ATGGGTACTCTTGATCAAGATTCTAAAGCTACTTCTATGCCTACGGATTCTACCAAGAAGAGGAAAAGGGTAAGCAGTAAATCTGTAGCCGAGACCCTTAAAAAGTGGAAGGAGTATAATGAGTATCTTGATTCTCAAGGCGATGGAGGTAATAAACCAGTTCGTAAAGTTCCTGCCAAGGGCTCAAAGAAGGGGTGTATGAAAGGTAAAGGAGGACCAGAGAATTCAGTCTGCAATTACAGAGGAGTGAGACAGAGGACATGGGGGAAGTGGGTTGCTGAGATTCGGGAACCAAACAAAGGCCCTAGGCTATGGCTTGGTACTTTTCCTACTGCCTACGAAGCTGCTCTTGCCTATGATGAAGCTGCACGAGCTATGTATGGCCCGTATGCTCGTTTAAATGTTCCTGATGTGCTGAATTCAACAAGATCATCCAAGGACAACTTCTCCTCAGCGACACCATCTTGCTATTCTCCAGCAGCGAGTTCTGCGGACTCTGCCACTACATCAACCCACTCCGAGGTCTGCGTGTATGAGGATCCTAAGCAGAATGTATCCAGCCAAGCTGAGGTTCTTGCGCATCATATATCAAGCCAACAACATATTGAGGATGGTTCGCAGGGAGTTGAAAATAGCACGCTGAGGGACGAGCAGCAGAGTCAATCAGAAAATCCTTTGTGGACTCCATCAGAAAATTCCTTGTGGACCGATGACTGGCACAGCTACCCGATGGATGAAATATTTAGCTTTGATGAGTTGCTAGGGGGTGTTGATGCGGGGATGATGGGGGCAGAAGGGTACTTCAACTTGGGATTTTGA